AGAATATTATTACCCagaacaggaaaggaaagcacaaaACCAGACTCCTTCTGTCCACATGTTATCTTATCTCTGCTGCTGAAGTGAAACCTACCAAGAGACAGTGTTTTAAACAAGTATAAATAACATTAATTAGAACTGGAGGAATGCAAGATCAATGAAATTCACCAGAACACAATTAACATTTGTTTAAACAGTGTAGCAGTATTATTCATTTCTACAGCTAGATCGTCACAATCCCGTTACCCTGCAAAGAGAGCTGTCCTTTCTTACAgttgatttaaataattttgaccGTGCTGCTCGCAGCATcattcaaaaaaacaaaatattaatttacaaaATAACCCATTCTCCATATTTATTAtgacaaataaaaatcttaaataaaacAGGCTTTCTCTCCCCTCTTTCCCCCCAACCCATCCCTCATTCCAATTTCAGGTAGCTTGGCACTGAGTAAttgaacattaaaaaatcaagtttGTAGACTTCATACAGCTGCGTTTGGTGCAAGGAGCTGATGTTCTGGAAGAACTCTGTGGTCATTTCGTCAGTAGTTCTCGTAGACTTTGCATAGGTGGGGAATTTCAGGTAGTTGCCTACTCCTGCCAGCTGGAGAACGTAATTCGAATCCTCTTCGAGCGTTTCGTACTTTCCTATGAGGTCGTAGTGGATGTGGCAAGGGTGGCAGAGGGAGTACACAGTCTGCCAGTGCTCGTTGAAGGGCTCTTCTCTTTGGGTGTGCGGGTCAATGAGATATGCCACGAACTCTTCGAATTTCACGTCATCACCTTTCCGCAGAGCTTCCTGGGTTGCATTTTTCCTCTGGCGCCTCACGATTTTGGTGCCGTATCGCTTGTGGAAGGAAGTGTTGTACTTCTGGGTGAACTTGTTCCTGTAGGCTGACACCAGTCTTTCAAAAGGCTCGCGAACAAAGAGGAACTTCATGTAGTTTTTCAAGCGGTGGTTGATCTCTGGGATGCTGTACTGGTTGAGGGTCTTCAGGTTTGAAGACACGTGGGCTTCGTTGGCCGGGATTTCCATCGGATCGCTGTACTTGCCTCTTCCCGTCAAAACCATCATGACTCTCTTCCAGTTTGTGCAGGCCACTTTGGGAACATAGCAATAGATCATTTCATGATCTTCATCCACGACCAGGTGCTTGAGATCGTTGGGTGTCAGCACGCGGCGCTTCCTGCTGGACACGCTGTTTGCTCGGCACGTGTCTGTCACTTGGTCCCGTCTGATCTGATGAAGAATTGCTGTGTTGGACAACTGCAAAGGAAACATAGGCACCAGTAGGTCAAGGGCTGGGAAACGCTCAATGCCTTTTTTGCTTATTATACAAATTCATAGAAAAGCAGATCTTTCCCTGTGTGGAATAATTCATTATGTGACTGAGTACAACTGATACTGTTATAGAAGATGAACTGGTTTTGTCTCCAAAAAAATCTTGGCTATGACCTTGAATATATCACTTCTACAGTTATGGCCAAAATAAATGTAGCCCATGGATATTCATGCTATTCTCAAAGAGGAAAATCCATTCAGATATGATGACCATGCCAGTGCAAGGCTGTGTTTGATTATTCAGAGGTGTTTGTGCGTGGCATGGGGTTTTGCTGTGCAGCCCTATCCCCACTGCTGCAAATATCTTATTACTTATTGAGAACAAACTGCATCAAAGCAACAGTGGGAAGATTTTAGtaatattatttacatttatttaacaCCATTTACCTGTGAATTTCAAAGAGCTCAATAATTAATTTAGCCTCAAAGACAAGAATTAAGGCAAGTATTGACCTTCCTATTCAATAGGCAAGGAGGTCTGAGATTCTTCTTGCATGTTGAGCCTTTCAAAAGTATTTCTCTTGTACCTTCTTGTTGAATTAACATGAATCCCAGAACACTGAAAAGAAGTATTTGAGCCAATGTAGACTCTGCACACCTGCTATGTGTGTTCCTTTGGTTATAGGGGTCTTCCTCCCTGCCAGTATGCCAGACAAAACAAGTACATGACAGGCAAAACTCATTGTCCTTGGCAAATGGTTTTGCACCAGCTTGGGAGCACATACTGAACCTTCAGGTCCTGCAGTCACAGTCAAATCTCTGCTTTCAATAGCAGTACTTAAGACATGGTTCATGTTTTTAAAACCCATCAAAACTCAAAGAACAGGATCCAAATTGACTTTAGAGTCAAAACCCAAATTAAACTCCAAAACGGAACCAATCCAGTCAGGATTTCTGAGCTttggagagaaaggaaatagaaattGCATTGTTGCAGACAAGCGTTAAGTGCCCAAGTTTCACCCATGCAAGGGGCAGCAAAAGCTTTTGCAGTACGTGAGCAATAGAGACTCTCCCTCTGTCTGGGCTGTGGTGGGTTGCACAGAAATGTTTCCATGGGATGAGCAATACCAAGGGGCTGGTGCAGCTCAACTCTGGGAAGGAGGGCTTTTTCTTCAAGAGAGTGAATATGTACGAAGCCTGggatttctgtattttgcacAGTGCCACCCACCACTTCTCCTCTGAATTCCCTGATACTTTTCTCATCTCTTTTGACCCTTTGTTCAGTAAAATACTGGTTAGCAGTTAAAATGTGCAGTAGCCCAGTGGAGCACTTTTAGACAGCTTGGTTtatcttttgtgtgtgtgtggtatTCTCCTGGATACCTCCCAGGTGCACTTCAAGGGCAGTTTTATGTTATAGTCAAGAGATGAGAAGCCAGATTTGAAATGTGCTTCGTGCTTCCTATGAAAACTGACTGGCAGGGAGTTTCCAAATTAGATGTTAGAAAGCAGTTGTCAGGGACCACAcagatttttcaagaaaattattttttatgatgtCCTCAGAACAAAACAGAAGTAATGGATCTCAACCAGCTCTATACTGGTTAGTTACAAGTCAATAATTTTCAAAGAACTAAACAACACCCTATACAAACACACAGACGTACAAATTCTTCTTTGCAGATAAAAAGCTGAAATCTCTCCTCCTGCAGATTTTCATCAAAAATCATATAGCACAGGAGTGCTGTTTGCCCCAGGTTttagagtaaaaaaaaccaaagaaatgcTACACTATAATATGTTAATGCACTGTATCTGATTTTCTGGTTGGTTCTTAGGATAAATACAGAATTAAGTGATGAGATTCTTGGGTCTGTATTAGATAGAAGGTCAGATTTGATAATCTAATGGTTGCTTCAGACCCTAATCTGCAGATGAAtctttgcagagctgtgctttgctcCTGATTTCATTCCTCCATCAATAGGCTAAGCACTTCTTCCCCATACATTAACATTAATGAGATTTTCAGACATTTAGAGTAAGGGGGGAAATGCAGCCTTAGTATTTGCAATTACCAATGAGCTTGtactacattaaattaatttagaagaTTACGCTTGTGCACTTTCAAGTGGtactttcctctctctctttttaacatggaaaaaaaatatgaagaaatggCATAAAAGCTACATTTACTAAGTATACATCAACACCCCCAGGTGAGCTGTGCATGTGCTCTGGCCTGCCTGGGGGCACACAGCAAACGGAATAGCAATGCAACAGTAAAAGAAGATGGTCTAGTTCTCATCAGTGACAACACCCTTTGGTGTGGCTGACGGATGAAGGGCCACCTAGGCATTAGAAAGCttgatttcctttttattctatGCTACTGACTGACTTCAGTTTactaaaacacacacaaatacacacacaaaaaaaaggtcATTCTGGTGACTGCCTAAGAACAACGCCAAGACAATGCCAAGTGTATCAAAGCCCACTTCTTCTGCAGCTGACCAGCACACCTGATGCACCCTGGAAGAGCTGACCTACCTGCTCCCCCAGAGAcacagagccctccctgctgcttctcctggagCTTTGATGGGAACAGCCCTTTTGCTGAAGGAGTGGCTGATAGCAAAGCCACATTGACCCTGCTCTAGTGAAAAGTCAGGTAAGGCACCTGAGAGCCTTTGATGGAATCCTGAAAGAACCACCAAACTCTCCTTTGCACAGAGGACATGCTGTGTGGCCCCTAGAGTCTACAGCACCATGGAAGGTAATGATAAGAGCATTTTCAATTTAGTATTTCGAAACTATACATTAACAGTGAGTTAGCTGTTGGTAATAGCATTCCTTTTCATTTAAAGTTGCAGGCAAGGCTTTTAAGCCACATAACAAATGCACTCCTGAAGCTGGTGAGGGGAACTAGGGAAACAATAAGTTTAAATGAGActggaaataaatttgtttgAACTAGACATCTACTCAGTGAGGGAAAAAGTGCAAATGTGCTCACAACTAACGAGGAAAATATACCCCACAAATTTAAGCAGCCAGAGAGAAGATCCAAGGAACTTTAAATCCATGGATGGGGAAGGACAAGACAAACAATTAGGGTCATGGACTGTCCTCCTCCAAAGCTGTAACAGATGTGGCTACAGCAGAGTTGTGAgcatgcagctgctgcctggacactgatggctgtgcctgtgctcatTACCAGAGGTCCCTGCTGACCCCTCAGTTCTAGAAACCACAATAAGTAATGGCCTAACTCCACTTTGGGAGAGGACACTTTTATGCCTGTGTGCAGATTACCCTGacagcagtgtgggggtggTGATAAAGTCAGTGCTCAGGTCTGACAGTTCAACTTGGACTTCATCAGGGCATTAAAGGTTTTGGGAAGACATCTGATAAAAGCAGATGTTCTTCCCTGAAAGGACTGACATCAGAGATGCACTTaatcatgtttttgttttcctgcagaatgTAAAGGGGGACAAAGAAGAAGGGCATGTCAAGATCAaagctttccttccttttctgatGCAGCAACCAAGTTGAACAGTGAAGTGACATGAGCAGCGGGAGAATTCTAAGCTCAGTGgcattaaaagaagaaagaaaaaagtagtcTGGGGACACACTGATCCCAGAAGCTTCTCATCTCCATCAGTCCCAAATTAACAACAAGGGAGGAAAGTCCAGCACACTCTGCTCATGTGGATGTCTTCTGTTCAGTGGAAGgtgggggtgtgtgtgcaggggggGCAGGAGGGCTTTTTGTGGACAGCACTGGAGCATATATTGACCAGAAATGCATATGCTGACCAACTGGCAGTCATCAACTCTTTACAGGCAAAGGTTACTCAAGGTAAACCAGAGTAATGAGATGGGAGGTATTTCCTTCTGGTTGCTTAGGCACAG
This genomic interval from Catharus ustulatus isolate bCatUst1 chromosome 4, bCatUst1.pri.v2, whole genome shotgun sequence contains the following:
- the CHST11 gene encoding carbohydrate sulfotransferase 11 isoform X2, with amino-acid sequence MKPAVLEVMRMNRVCRMVLVTSVGSFILVIFYFQIMRRNPFGMDICCRKGSRSPLQELYNPTQLSNTAILHQIRRDQVTDTCRANSVSSRKRRVLTPNDLKHLVVDEDHEMIYCYVPKVACTNWKRVMMVLTGRGKYSDPMEIPANEAHVSSNLKTLNQYSIPEINHRLKNYMKFLFVREPFERLVSAYRNKFTQKYNTSFHKRYGTKIVRRQRKNATQEALRKGDDVKFEEFVAYLIDPHTQREEPFNEHWQTVYSLCHPCHIHYDLIGKYETLEEDSNYVLQLAGVGNYLKFPTYAKSTRTTDEMTTEFFQNISSLHQTQLYEVYKLDFLMFNYSVPSYLKLE
- the CHST11 gene encoding carbohydrate sulfotransferase 11 isoform X1, whose translation is MKPAVLEVMRMNRVCRMVLVTSVGSFILVIFYFQSMLHPVMRRNPFGMDICCRKGSRSPLQELYNPTQLSNTAILHQIRRDQVTDTCRANSVSSRKRRVLTPNDLKHLVVDEDHEMIYCYVPKVACTNWKRVMMVLTGRGKYSDPMEIPANEAHVSSNLKTLNQYSIPEINHRLKNYMKFLFVREPFERLVSAYRNKFTQKYNTSFHKRYGTKIVRRQRKNATQEALRKGDDVKFEEFVAYLIDPHTQREEPFNEHWQTVYSLCHPCHIHYDLIGKYETLEEDSNYVLQLAGVGNYLKFPTYAKSTRTTDEMTTEFFQNISSLHQTQLYEVYKLDFLMFNYSVPSYLKLE